One Magnolia sinica isolate HGM2019 chromosome 2, MsV1, whole genome shotgun sequence genomic window, TTCTAATTCATTTCCCTTGTGCATCCAGATGCAGCCTAGATTTTCCCAGTGGTTAAACAGAAAAGAGGGCTTCAAGTTAATCTCAATAAATTATAGATTTTGAATTACTCACCCTCCAACGTATTGAAGAAGTTCCTTTTGTTTTGTTGCTACCGCATCCCTATCCCTTGCCTCTACAATCTGCTGGAGCTCCTCCATCCCAACTGCTAGCTTGTCAAGCAATTCCTTCCCGTGCTCTTTCTTCGATTCAGCAAGACCCGAAACAATTAAAGACTTTCCCTGGTTGAGCGCACGAGATGCCTGCCTCGCATTCTATCATTCACACATAGACGATAACAGTTAACAGATAATCCAAGACCCTTTCAAACGAAAAGAAATTACTCAGCAATTATTCATTTATGACCGTGTACCCTGATAAATGAAAAGCATGCAGATGACACAGAATTCACAAGAAGAGATTTGCTAATTGTATATGTATGCAGACCCCCTCTACACCCATGACACTGCCAACATGGAGAACTTGTGAATTTTGGTGgatccaagccttccaagagaAAGCCCATCGTTTATGTCCCCTGGCCCAACAATCAGGCCAATCAACTCAGTGCATATGCCAGCTTGTGtaaaaggatgatgatgatgacaatgatgacatCTAGAAACTGTTGGCAGAAGACCCACATTAGATGTATGcaagtggcccaccttatgagtagACCAGCCTGGCCAAGGCGCATAGACAACAGGGCCAACATGACAGACAGCTTGGACCCTGAATGCATGCCACATCAGCACATGTAGAACAAGCACAATCTAGAACTATCAGAAAGGTGGGCTGGGGTCTGCACACATCTAGAATAAGCAAACCTATTAGTTGAAAAATGACATGGACAAtagatgattgcattcatgacaTTCAGATACAACTACCAGAAAGAAGGGCAGTTCCAAGAGAATGCTTCAGTTGAGTTTGCTTACTCTTTCCACGGAATCCAATGCCTTGACACCTGCCACCTTGAGACTGTCTGTGATATCTTCAAGCGGCTTCTGGACCTCCCTGATAGCTTTGTTATTAATGGGCAGTGCATACCTCAACAATGCACCAGGATCCTTGATAGGAGGCCCGGAGATCAATACTGAAAGATCAGGCAACACTGGCCCAGCTTGGGATGCATATGCAGACCAACCCAATGTGGGTATGCCCGTAACCAATCCAATTGCCAGAGCAATAGAAAATGCACACTCCCTAAAGCAAAAGGAGCTGTCTGTCTGCTAGAGAATCCAGTGGAAaggtaaagggaaaaaaaaaaaaaaaaagtcagccTGCTGAAAGAGTTCAATTCCaagcaaaaaaggaaaaaaacaaataagaGCAAACAAATCTATCCTCCAGTAAATACCAAAATTGACACCAACTATTTTCACGTTCTCACACCAAATTTACTAGAAATAATTACAAAGAAGGCATAAAAGCTTCATGTTTAAAAGGATTTGAAGAATAGAACACTATTCAGATGGAATTTCAAAGTTGCAGAGAATCTGAATTCTTGTAAGAAAAGTAGTACTCATTTTTATGAAAAACCaaggaaatagaaaaagaaaaactttcacTAATCTCACAATATTATCACTCATACATCCATAACAGAACAAAAGACACGCACACAAGCGCACACGCTCATGCATGCAAGCACAAACAcaaacacatgcacatgcacacacacaacaCAGGCATGCAAACGCATATGCATACACACCAAGGTGTttcgtatccgttacgatacgcccATAAAGGCCGATATGTATAGGTAATGGCCATGACCGTTACACGATACGGGGGTGAAAAGGGGGCAGTTAGTTTTTTGAAACCGTATCATCCGTTATGGTGGCCGTATAGGCCGTTACAGGGCATAACAACAAgtgatcaatttttttttttccctatttaaattcaattttctcctctttttcacttttcttattccaaaaactctcctatatcattttacaacagatttcaaccactcttactatagcttttaagattaaaattgtggattgaagtgatttgagcgaatataATCTCCGAgggcctttttttcaaaaaaattgaaaaagcaaTATTTATAccttttttctgatttctagttctaatgcttgattatgatgtgtaaacattagaggcataatcatattaaacaattcactagacaACCCGATACAACACTCCCACCAAAGACCAAAGAGTGGACCCTTACACTACcacaaacatgttcaaaacaaaaaatgaatacatatttgaaacaTTTACATTATTCTTAATTTTCTAGatatatttttttagaatttttcaggcaaaagaaaaattttcaacctTTACGAGGGTCGTAACAGTCGTTATGCCCCTGTATTGGCCATTTTGGGGGCCGATACCCATATCGGTAATGATGGTgaccgttacagccaccgttaccgatacagaataccttgataCACACGCACCCACGCATacgcatgcatccatgcacacaCGCGGGCACACATAAATGTTTAATCTTTGATTACAGCAAAGTGAACTATCTCAGCATAAAATTCAATGAAGACCATTCCAAGATTCATGATAAATCTTTATTTCTCACAAGTGTTTGAAACAAACATCAGTTAGATAAAATCTTGAATCTCTACCGAGCAAGGTGTTTcttatccgttacgatacgcctGTAAAGGTCGATAAGTATAGGTAACGGTCATGACCGTTATACGATACGAGGGTGAAACAGGGTAGTTGATTTTTGGGACCGTATTGGCCGTTATGGGGCATAACAACCGTTATCCCTGTAACAGTTGAAAaacaaccactttttttttttttttttttaactatttaaatccatttttctctctaattttttgcttttctcattccaaaaactctcctagatcattttacaatagattttgaccactcttaatatagttttaaaaattaaaattgcaGTGATTTTAGTGAATAGAAGCTTCGATggccttttttttcaaaaaattgaaaaagtagtatttatgcaatttttcttatttctagttttaatgcttgattgtgatgtgtaaacattagatacatataatcatgttcacaaactCACTAGACAGCCCAATACAACACTcccaccaaagagtggaccattacactatcataaacatgtttaaaataataataataataataataataaacaaatgcatatttgaaatatttacattattcttgatttttttaatatttttttcagaattttttggacgaaagaaaattttcaactattACAGTGGTCGTAATAGTCGTTATGCCcttgtatcggtaatggtggtggccattacggccaccgttactgatACGGGGGCACcaccattacggccaccgttactgatacggaataccttgctgcCGAGggggagaaaagaaagaaagaaagaaacttcTTTTGTTAGAGGATTTGAGTAGAAATTTGGAAATCTGagtcttaaaaataataaaatcaaagcAAATGATTTGATCCTTTCACATCAAACCCAATTCAGCGAGAAGAAATATACAAAACAGAGCCTGAATTAGCGGAATTTTTCCAGCTGTGCATACAGGCAGTAACTACTGGTGAGGAGTAATGGATCAAAAACACACAACATAGAAAGAGAAACTTTCACTAATCTCACAATATTATCACTCATACATCCAAAACAGAAGAAAACACATGCTTACACATGCAGGCACAAACAAGCACATGCACAACACATGGGCACGCGTACGCCAATCAGATGGATGCCTTGGGGTTGTTTGGATtcctgtaaatggtttaagttgtaaatgttttacacttgtaaatcatttacagcctatcctatttggctttaagctgtaaaagatttacaggtaaatgattgtctgtgtttgCATAGCTAGTAAATTGTTTCAGTcttgtaaatggagagccaatctttccatTTATAGCTGTTAGGATGTAAATGGAGAGCCAactttttgcctgtaaatgagATGAGGTAaatgctgtaaatcatttacagactgtaaatgatttacaggcaaaaaagGCCATCCAAACGCAAAGTGTAAATGACccatttacaagcatccaaacgacccctgaaaagtgtttacaatgaataaagttAGATATTACACCTGAAAAGAGTTTAGGGTGTAATCGGTTTACATGCTATTCcatttggcttttaagtggtaatctgtttacaggtaaATATATAGTGTTTGGCTAgcctgtaaagtgtttacaatgaataaagtagATATTCATAGCACAGAGCTTGGGCAGTGAACCTTCCAAAATCCGCAAATCACATAAGGacttgattttatatatatatatatatatatatatatatatatatatatatatatatatatatatatatatatatatatatatatatatattatcaattgGGGGGCTAAGAGAGCATTGAAACATGCACACACTAAATGGATTGGATGCCTACCacccatcacagtggccccaaatgcaatctataagtttttaatggtggatgtcccatcCTTCCCTCGTGTGGTACATTTGAAAATCAACGAGCTGTTTCTTTAGGGCCAtaggagagcatcaagggaagtacatgatggatagattggatgtaccatacacattacagtgggccccacatatcatgagtgtatatcaaccattgtgttctaacatGTATAATGCCTTTTTAGCTGTAAAGACTTAACCTgcaccagatcaacggtctggatccccAGAAGCCGGGCAAAACCTGAACTAACTACTTGTAGGAACAGAAACGCCGGGATGCAGGCTGATCATTGTGCATTTCCTCTTACACAAGAAATACAGAAACATCAAATGCCAATGtcgattctttttcttcttctttttctttttaaacagAACCAAAGAGAGAGAAAACACGAAGAAGAATCGAAACCAATATAATCACCTCATTCTGGTTGAAGGAGAATCGAGGGaatttgaaagaagaagaagaagaaaagcatcgGACAAGGATTCCTCGACCGACCAAAGCAgctctttgatgatgatgatgatgatgatgatggctatgtAAGCAGATGCGTCTTTTGGGAAAGACGGAGGAAAGAAGACTGGGTTTGAGAGTAGAAGAAGAGCAGCCATGCGAGAGAAGGGATGCCATTGCTATTGCCGctgccatgagagagagagagagagagagagagagagagagagtgtgtgtgtgtgtgtgtgtgtgtgtgtgtgtttgaagaaatgacagagagagagggataaGGTTT contains:
- the LOC131237744 gene encoding peptidyl-prolyl cis-trans isomerase CYP38, chloroplastic isoform X2; the encoded protein is MAAAIAMASLLSHGCSSSTLKPSLLSSVFPKRRICLHSHHHHHHHHQRAALVGRGILVRCFSSSSSFKFPRFSFNQNETDSSFCFRECAFSIALAIGLVTGIPTLGWSAYASQAGPVLPDLSVLISGPPIKDPGALLRYALPINNKAIREVQKPLEDITDSLKVAGVKALDSVERNARQASRALNQGKSLIVSGLAESKKEHGKELLDKLAVGMEELQQIVEARDRDAVATKQKELLQYVGGVEEDMVDGFPYEVPEEYSSMPLLKGRATVDMKVKVKDNPNVENCVFRIVLDGYNAPVTAGNFVDLVERHFYDGMEIQRADGFVVQTGDPEGPAEGFIDPSTEKIRTIPLEIMVVGDKTPVYGATLEELGQYKAQTKLPFNAFGTMAMARDEFEDNSASSQVFWLLKESELTPSNANILDGRYAVFGYVTENEDFLADVKVGDVIESIQVVSGLENLVNPSYKIAG
- the LOC131237744 gene encoding peptidyl-prolyl cis-trans isomerase CYP38, chloroplastic isoform X1; the encoded protein is MAAAIAMASLLSHGCSSSTLKPSLLSSVFPKRRICLHSHHHHHHHHQRAALVGRGILVRCFSSSSSFKFPRFSFNQNEQTDSSFCFRECAFSIALAIGLVTGIPTLGWSAYASQAGPVLPDLSVLISGPPIKDPGALLRYALPINNKAIREVQKPLEDITDSLKVAGVKALDSVERNARQASRALNQGKSLIVSGLAESKKEHGKELLDKLAVGMEELQQIVEARDRDAVATKQKELLQYVGGVEEDMVDGFPYEVPEEYSSMPLLKGRATVDMKVKVKDNPNVENCVFRIVLDGYNAPVTAGNFVDLVERHFYDGMEIQRADGFVVQTGDPEGPAEGFIDPSTEKIRTIPLEIMVVGDKTPVYGATLEELGQYKAQTKLPFNAFGTMAMARDEFEDNSASSQVFWLLKESELTPSNANILDGRYAVFGYVTENEDFLADVKVGDVIESIQVVSGLENLVNPSYKIAG